AAGTCTCTTCGATTTTACGGGCTAGAATTTTTGCCGCGTCCGGCGCGTCAATTGTTTGGGTAAACTTTTGGAGCTTTAACCCTTCCGGCGTAAAATGTTCAGTAATAATTTCCTTTTTTTCTTTATCAATATCGATTTTAAAATATCCGCGCGGATCGATTTCGAAATCATTTCGCAGATTTTCATTAACCATTTTCAAAGCTTCGTTCCAGTTAAAATCGTAAATATGAGCGCTCGCGGAAATTAAGGTAAGGGGCCCCATCGGCACTCCGGCGGCGTCAGCAATCTGCTTTTGCAGTTTCCTTAACCCAAAAGCGTTCAACGGCCAGCCGCCGAAAACATCATGCGACCGGACATAAGCGGTAAAAGAAAGGCAAAAATGGTTTCTCAAAGCCTGGACTAAAACAATGCATGGCCGGTGTTCGGCTTCAAAATCGATATTGGGGTCGAACAAGACCCCGATCGCCTCGCGGGCGTTAATATCTTCCTTTAGCCGGCGGATAATCCGCTCAATTTGGTTTACCTTAAAATGCCCTTGCAGGCGGTTCCCGTAGGTGTAATGCAAGCCTGGAATTTTATCGCCGGACAATACTTGGGGGACGTATTCGTCAATCCGTTTTTTATCAATATTAAACCAGTCAGGCAAATTAAAATTATCCGGATCTTCATTTTCAATTACCGCAACGAGGTTAACAATTTCTTTCATTTTCATCCCGTCGGTTTCTTTTATATCGCCAAACCGCAGGATATGCTTTAGGGTTTTAAGCCAGGCTTCGGCAATTGTCGCGCCGCGGACTTTAAAGCCGGAAATATCCGACGGAAAAGAGCATTCAAGTTCTGACAAAGCCGGATTCGCCGGTTCCGGAAAAAATTCCGCCTCGCCGTACGATCCCAAGGCTAGATCAAGCTTTCGGATTTCCGCTTCAATAACCGCGCCATCTTCCACTCCTATAAGGTTAATTAATTTTACGTTTTTAATCAAATTTTCTATTGAGGAGGGCGTGATTTCCTTATGCAGAAACTGGCTTTTCCCTGTCTGCCATAAATTCAGAAGTTCAGCGCCAGACCCGGATCGGTCTTGTCCGCAAACAACCAAATACCTGATTTCTTTGTCAGCCAATAGATTCCTCACTAGATAATTCAGGCCGTTTTTGGTATAAAGCTGGCCGGCAATTTTAAAAAGGGAAGGGTCGACATCTTTGACTATCTCATCGCAAATCGTCCACAAGCTAATAATAACAACCGGTGATTTTAAGTCGCCGGCTTTCAGAAGATCCTTGTAGTAGTTCATGGCCATGAATGCGGACTAATTGTCTATTTATTTTACCAAATATTAAGGAAAAAACAAGACGCTTTTTAAAAAGAAAAAACCGTGATCCTAGGGGACCACGGTTCGCGCCAGAGTTTACCTCGGCGCTCACGAGTCAGGCGGATAAGCGGCCGGAGAAAATTCCCGCCTGCCGGTTAAGTTCCGCGGCCGTCAATTCGCTTTCCGGCCAGGAAAAAGTAAAAGGCTGGAACGAATTGTCAAAGGGAAGATGGAGAGCTATTCCGTCCGGCCACTTTATCAGATTGGCCGAGCTGTGCCTTTCCCTTCCGGCCGGGAAGCTGATGAGCATAAGAAACTCATCTTCCAGCCGGAAGAATTCTCCCGGAATGACCTGGTCGGATGACCAGCTGGGACGGTCCAACGGTATTCGGTAGATCCGCCCATACTTGTTGAGCACATTGCAGGGGGGCTTATATCGGAAGCCTTGAAGCTTAAGGTAAAAGGCCCCGCCTTGCATGTACCACCCGGCCAGAGATTCCAGAGCCGCTGACGCCGGTTGAATAGCCTTCAGATTTTCATTCATTGATTTTTTCCTCCTTAACGGTTGAAGTTGAAAAAATTCAGTGATTTATACTCAGCCGAAAATAATTTTCAGCCAAAAGAATTTAAAAAAGCAATGCTTTGTTAGAGCTTTATATTTAAGCACTTTTTTTTATTTATGTCAAAT
The Patescibacteria group bacterium genome window above contains:
- a CDS encoding thymidylate synthase; protein product: MNYYKDLLKAGDLKSPVVIISLWTICDEIVKDVDPSLFKIAGQLYTKNGLNYLVRNLLADKEIRYLVVCGQDRSGSGAELLNLWQTGKSQFLHKEITPSSIENLIKNVKLINLIGVEDGAVIEAEIRKLDLALGSYGEAEFFPEPANPALSELECSFPSDISGFKVRGATIAEAWLKTLKHILRFGDIKETDGMKMKEIVNLVAVIENEDPDNFNLPDWFNIDKKRIDEYVPQVLSGDKIPGLHYTYGNRLQGHFKVNQIERIIRRLKEDINAREAIGVLFDPNIDFEAEHRPCIVLVQALRNHFCLSFTAYVRSHDVFGGWPLNAFGLRKLQKQIADAAGVPMGPLTLISASAHIYDFNWNEALKMVNENLRNDFEIDPRGYFKIDIDKEKKEIITEHFTPEGLKLQKFTQTIDAPDAAKILARKIEETLSLSLISHASYLGIELMKAEAALRLGVPYIQDEILMIK